The Nitrospirota bacterium genome window below encodes:
- a CDS encoding FliI/YscN family ATPase, with protein MDLAELIDRTDPLAVSGRVAQAVGIVIEGYGPMTSVGELCEVTREDGEGAVLAEVVGFRGDRVLLMPLGEMRGIGPGSRLLMKGHCASVPVGPQLLGRVLDGLGEPLDGKGPLVTERQYPLHAAPLNPLQRARITKPLDLGVRAINACLTCGLGQKIGIFASAGVGKSVLLGMMSRYTRADVNVIALIGERGREVNEFLERDLTPAALQRSVVIVATSDQPPLVRLRGALIATAIAEYFRDCGKQVLLMMDSLTRLAHSQREVGLAIGEPPTTKGYTPSVFTFLPKLLERVGTGPGSGTITGLYTVLMDGDEVSDPIAETVRSILDGHIVLSRQMAARNHFPAIDLLNSTSRVMKDIVGREHYSAARAMVELMARYQQSEDLILLGAYKAGTNKALDRAVSAQDGIDAFLRQEIEQPADLGASVQDLLALMKSTA; from the coding sequence GTGGATCTCGCTGAACTGATTGACCGGACAGATCCTCTTGCCGTTTCCGGCCGTGTGGCCCAGGCGGTTGGGATTGTGATCGAGGGTTATGGCCCCATGACTTCTGTGGGAGAGCTCTGCGAGGTTACTCGCGAGGACGGAGAAGGGGCCGTGCTCGCAGAGGTCGTCGGATTTCGCGGTGATCGTGTCCTCTTGATGCCGCTCGGGGAGATGCGAGGGATCGGCCCTGGAAGCCGACTCTTGATGAAAGGGCATTGTGCGTCGGTACCGGTAGGTCCGCAACTGCTCGGTCGGGTGCTGGATGGGCTTGGCGAACCACTCGATGGAAAGGGTCCGCTGGTGACGGAGCGTCAATATCCGCTCCATGCGGCCCCGCTCAACCCGCTCCAGCGTGCACGCATTACAAAACCGCTCGACCTCGGTGTCCGGGCGATCAATGCCTGTCTTACCTGTGGTCTGGGGCAAAAGATCGGGATCTTTGCCAGTGCAGGCGTGGGCAAGAGCGTTTTGCTCGGCATGATGAGCCGCTACACCAGAGCCGACGTGAATGTGATTGCTCTGATCGGTGAACGAGGCAGAGAAGTGAACGAATTCCTCGAACGGGACCTCACGCCGGCTGCACTCCAACGGTCGGTCGTCATTGTGGCCACGTCGGATCAGCCTCCGCTGGTACGGTTGCGGGGCGCATTGATCGCGACGGCGATTGCGGAATATTTTCGCGATTGCGGAAAGCAGGTCCTCTTAATGATGGACTCGCTGACCCGCTTGGCCCATAGCCAGCGTGAAGTGGGGCTCGCCATCGGCGAACCGCCGACCACAAAGGGATATACGCCGTCGGTCTTTACGTTCCTTCCAAAGCTCCTGGAGCGAGTCGGGACCGGGCCAGGATCCGGCACGATCACCGGACTCTACACGGTGCTGATGGACGGCGACGAGGTGTCCGATCCTATTGCCGAAACCGTGCGATCGATTCTCGATGGACATATTGTGCTTTCACGGCAGATGGCCGCGCGCAACCATTTTCCTGCGATCGATCTGTTGAACAGTACGAGCCGGGTGATGAAAGACATCGTGGGGCGCGAGCATTATTCGGCGGCCCGGGCCATGGTCGAGCTCATGGCCCGCTATCAACAATCGGAAGATCTCATTCTGTTGGGTGCCTATAAGGCGGGGACGAACAAGGCGCTGGACCGGGCCGTATCCGCACAAGATGGGATCGATGCCTTTCTTCGTCAGGAGATCGAACAACCGGCCGATCTTGGGGCATCGGTTCAGGATTTACTCGCGCTGATGAAGAGCACCGCATGA
- a CDS encoding response regulator, with translation MESTLSQPAPRATWQRDTSILIVDDELSIQKLLTVLLQSDGYRIRAVGSAREALAALKIAPASLMITDIKLPDQDGLSLLQQAVKIDPRMIGVVMTGYATVDLAVQAMKAGATEFLMKPFECDMVLLTVKRLLELYRLRVENAVLKQAVVREGGVRLENPSLIDFGTGHQFVTTSGPSDYDRGIAEGERRAAVRDDASHRHEQTLFANAVQQLEEVWRSFSTTMEDDVAALAFSLAARILRGTIAEHQDVVTAQLKAALATIRESGVVTVRTHPSDVSVLEAARPELSRDRETALVLHIEGDASLSRGSCVVATTNRLVDASLDAQLLRLGEVLQKRGRGGSR, from the coding sequence ATGGAATCCACCCTGTCGCAGCCTGCACCACGTGCCACCTGGCAGCGTGACACGTCAATCTTGATCGTCGACGATGAGCTGTCGATCCAGAAGTTACTGACCGTATTACTCCAGTCAGATGGGTATCGCATCCGTGCGGTTGGGTCGGCGCGGGAAGCTCTCGCAGCGCTCAAGATCGCACCGGCTTCGTTGATGATCACCGACATTAAATTGCCTGACCAGGATGGCCTGTCCTTGCTCCAGCAGGCCGTGAAGATCGATCCGCGTATGATCGGAGTGGTGATGACGGGATATGCCACGGTCGATCTCGCCGTTCAAGCAATGAAGGCCGGTGCGACTGAATTTCTGATGAAACCCTTCGAGTGCGACATGGTGCTCCTGACGGTCAAACGACTCCTCGAGCTCTATCGCCTGCGGGTAGAAAATGCCGTGTTGAAACAGGCGGTGGTGCGTGAGGGCGGCGTGCGGTTGGAGAATCCGTCATTGATCGATTTTGGGACAGGCCATCAGTTCGTCACGACCAGCGGCCCGTCCGACTACGACCGGGGGATTGCTGAAGGCGAACGCCGAGCCGCGGTGCGTGACGACGCCTCGCACCGGCATGAACAGACGCTGTTCGCCAATGCCGTGCAGCAGTTGGAGGAAGTCTGGAGATCGTTCAGTACCACGATGGAGGATGATGTGGCTGCCTTGGCCTTCAGTCTGGCTGCGCGCATCTTACGAGGCACGATCGCCGAGCATCAGGATGTTGTGACGGCGCAGTTGAAAGCCGCCTTGGCGACAATTCGTGAATCAGGCGTGGTGACGGTCCGCACCCACCCCTCCGATGTGTCGGTCCTTGAAGCGGCGAGGCCTGAGCTGAGTCGCGATCGAGAGACGGCGTTGGTGCTGCACATTGAAGGCGATGCCTCACTCTCGCGTGGCAGTTGTGTGGTCGCGACAACGAATCGATTAGTCGACGCCTCTCTAGACGCGCAGTTGCTGCGGCTCGGAGAGGTGTTACAGAAACGGGGGCGCGGTGGATCTCGCTGA
- a CDS encoding flagellar FliJ family protein has translation MKLDAVRRYRAQVEDLLRMDLLHARQNLQDAESACQALDAQARMTAERYVAKASRGIALEEFLEWQVTCDAEAALLTQAWQAECRCREEWHQKQQELQIAMQERRTLDRLAERLRQQQRVIQYRAEQLQMDESARRTSGMPSTHQS, from the coding sequence ATGAAACTCGATGCGGTACGACGCTATCGTGCACAAGTGGAAGATCTGTTGCGTATGGATCTGCTTCACGCTCGCCAGAATCTTCAAGATGCTGAATCCGCCTGTCAGGCCCTCGACGCACAGGCGCGGATGACGGCTGAGCGTTATGTGGCCAAGGCCAGCAGAGGAATCGCGTTGGAAGAGTTTCTTGAATGGCAAGTCACCTGTGATGCGGAAGCCGCCTTACTTACGCAAGCCTGGCAGGCTGAATGCCGGTGCCGTGAAGAATGGCATCAGAAGCAGCAAGAGTTGCAGATTGCGATGCAGGAGCGTCGGACTCTCGACCGTCTCGCTGAACGGCTCCGCCAGCAGCAGCGAGTGATTCAGTATCGTGCAGAGCAACTGCAAATGGATGAGTCCGCGCGCCGTACGAGTGGAATGCCTAGCACGCATCAATCATGA